From the Alternaria dauci strain A2016 chromosome 2, whole genome shotgun sequence genome, one window contains:
- a CDS encoding mitochondrial 54S ribosomal protein mL60 has translation MFGPFRLTNPLSGGLLWKIPWRLSRHQKYRQRERLRHVDTVVSTLDTALRRMGQSMKKVERWKVEMPTEQEMLPKDKYTVFDRKVKRYRKGIHKVPKWTRVSQRLNPPGF, from the exons ATGTTTGGTCCCTTCCGCCTCACAAACCCGCTATCGGGCGGTCTGCTATG GAAGATACCATGGCGCCTCTCTAGACACCAGAAGTACAGACAACGCGAGCGTTTACGGCACGTCGACACCGTGGTCAGCACACTCGATACCGCACTACGACGCATGGGACAGAGCATGAAGAAGGTGGAGCGCTGGAAGGTGGAGATGCCGACTGAGCAGGAGATGCTGCCCAAGGACAAATATACGGTTTTCGACCGCAAAGTGAAGAGGTATCGCAAGGGAATCCACA AGGTGCCGAAATGGACAAGGGTCAGTCAGCGACTCAATCCTCCGGGTTTCTAG